In the Methanosphaera stadtmanae DSM 3091 genome, TGCATCCATGAGAGTTCCATTAATTGTTATGGTACTGTTTACTGTAGCACTAATTGGTCCTTCAGCTGTTATACCAGTTTCTTCTTTTACAAACATGGAAGTTTGAGCACTAGCCATGGTGTATACATCACTACCAGCATAACTTGCAGATACATCATAATGTCCTGTTACAACAGGTGTCATGATAGTTACAACATATTTACCATCACCATTAGTGGTGGTTGTGTATTTTTTATTGTTAACTGTTATTGTTACTTCTTGATTACTAATAGCATTTTGTGCAGAATCAACTAAAATACCAGTAACATTAACATTACTATTAGCATCAACACTACCAATAGTATCAATAGTAATAGAGGAATCTATTTTTGTCACATTAAAGGAAGTATTTGCACTACTTTCATAGTATTTATCATTACCTTCATATAATACAACTACATTATATATGCCTTCTTTTGTTGTTTTATAAGTGTAGGTATATTTACCCTCATCATTAGTTTTTACTGTAATGTTATTTTCACCAGTAATGGCTATGGTAATCTCAGCATCTTTCATAGGCATATTATATTCATCAGTAAGAGTACCATTAATAACAATATTATCAAGTGGAACTAAAACAGTTTCTTGTTTATTAACTGTTATGTCAGTTGATATTTTCTTTACATCTAATTTTACTGTTTTTTCATCACCATTATATGTATCATTACCAGCATATTCAACAGTTAAATCATATAATCCTGCATATGGTGGTGTTGTGGTGTCAAATTTATATAAACCATCTTTATCAGTATTTACATTTGTACTAACCCCATTAAATATTATGGTTAAAGTAGCATCTGCAATAGGATTATTATTATTATCCATAAGAGTACCATTTATATTCAATGGACTGTCAACACGTAATTCATCACTATTTTTAACATTTACTGTAATGGTAGAAGATAATGGTTCTACATCAAAGAAAGTATCATTATATGCATCTTCATATATTTTACTACCATCATAAATAACTTTTACAGTATATGTACCAACTGTTGTTGGAGTCCATGTATATGAATACTTACCATTATTATCAGTTGTTAGATTAAACTCTTCCATACCAGTAATAGACATGGTAATATTAACACCATTTAATACATTACCATTTACATCAGTAAGGGTACCATTAATTGTTTTTTGTGTGTTTACATCAATGTTTTCCAGTTCAGGATTGATTGATAGTATAGTTCCAAGTTTATTTATTTCAAATATTATATCAGTAGTATTACCATTATATTTTGTATCAGTTCCAGCATATGTAGCAGTTAATGTATATTCACTAACTGGTAAATCTGTAATATAAAATTCTGCAGTACCATCATTCCCAGTTATTATTGTTGTAATACCTTCCATATTACTAATAGTACCATCTATACTTGCATCAGAGATAGGATTACCCTTAGCATCAGTTAAGTTAACTTTAATTATTACAGGCATTCCATATGTGTATTGTGTAGTTCCAGTTAATCTTAATGTTGTATTTAATTTTAAAACATTTATGGAAGTTTCTGCTGATGTACTTTCATAAGTCTTATTACCATAATATTTGAATGTTATAGGAATATTTTCCCCAACAGTGTCTGCTTTGTATGTGTATGAATATCCACCAGTACTATTGGTAGTTATTAAGTCTCCGGTAGATACTTCTATTTCTGCACCTTCAATAGGCATACCTTCTTCATCAGTAAGAGTACCATTGATAGTAACATTATCAGTTACTACTACATCTATAGGACCTTCATCTACAGACATCATAGTTTTCATTTTTGATGTTACATTTATAGTAACTGTTATTTTATCACCATTATATGTATCATTACCAGCATATTCAACAGATAGTTCATATAATCTTGGATATTTTGGTGTTTGATCGTAACTAGTGGTATGTGAATAAGAACCATTTTCTGCAGAAATTATTATGTTTCTCTTATTGAATCTTATAGTCAGTAGAACGTGTTCTGGAGGATTATTGTTATTGTCCAAAATAGTACCACTTATGGTTATTGGAGTGTTAACAAGGAATTCATCACCATCTTTAATATTTAATGTAATAGTTGTAGTTAATGGATCTACATCACCATATGTACTAGCAAATGCATCACCATATTTATCATTACCATCATAGGTAGCATTTACATAAAATGTACCTTTTTTTGATGGAATCCATGTGTATGAATATTTACCATCACTACCAGTTGTATTAGTAACAGAACCTACATCAGTAATATTTAGGTTAATAATAGCATTTGCTATAGCACCACCAGTTGCATTAGTAAGAGTACCATTAATAGTTACTGGAGTGTTCACATCAACAACAATATCTAAAGGTTCATTGATTGTTAATTCAGTTTCAACTTTATTAACACTTATTATTGTTGAATTAGTACTAGCTGCATATTCAGTAGTTTCTTCAGATTTAGCAGTGAATGTATAGTCACGAGCTTCTGATAAAACAGAATTTTGAATCCAGAATTCTACTTCACCATTTTCAGTAGGAGATTCCTCACTAATAAATGTATCACCAAGATAACCAGATATCTTTACACCATTGATAGCATTACCAGTAGCATCAACTAATTTAGCAGTGATAACTGTATCTCCACCAATTGTAACTTGAGTTTCTCCTGATAATTCTATTCTTGTATCAGTTAGAGTTTTAAGTGATTTAGTAGCTATTTTTTTAGTGTTAGTTTTTACTGTAAGGATAGTATTTCCTTCATTTCTTTCATATAATTTATTACCATAAACACAAGTGATGTTATAATTCTTAGGAGTAAAACTATCAGGTACTGTGTATGTTATGGAAGCTATTCCATCAACAACATTACCATAAATAATATTACCATTACTATCTCTTAAAGTTCTACCATTAATCTTAAATACTACACGTCCACCATTAACAGGTTTAGTAATAGTTTCTTTATTAGTATCACTTGTAATTAAAGTATTATTGTCTGATGAGTATGTGGTTTGTTTACTTGTAACTTTAGCTATAAGAGTAACTTCTTTACCCACTTCAACAGTTTGAGGTTCTAATTCAATTTCAGGCATTATTTTACTAATATCTAGATCAATAGTACTTAAAGCTGATTGAATAGTACTGGTTCCACTGTATACTGCTGTCATTTTTGTGTTTGGTTTAATCCAATCACCAGGTATGGTATAATTATTAATTACTGCTTTACCATCTTTAACATTAGCAAAGAGAACATTACCATTAATATCTTTTAAAATTTTATCACGAACTTTAAATATTACACGACCACCAGTAATTGGTGTATTATCACTTGTTACTGAAGCAGAAATACTTATTGTATCATTAATCTGAGCAACAGTTGGTTCAATGATAATGGTTGTTATTGGTATTACTGCATCTATAATAAAAGAGTCATTACATGGTTTGAATCTGCACATACCACCACCTGAATGATCACCAATCCAGTCATATTGGACATAGTTTTCAGTATTTGTCTGATAATATAGTACAATTGTGTAATTGGCTTCTTCTTGTGGACTATATTGCACTGTAGCTGATCCATTAGTTACAGGTACTGTGCCTATGATATCATTATTAATTTTTACAGTTATATTACCCTCGTTAACATCTTTAAGCCATACATCAACTACTTTTATATTAATATCATTAATTTTACCAACTTTTAATTCCTTATTGGTTATTGTTGTATAAATTGGAAGAGTATTATTACCAGCAGCTGGTAGATTATCCCAAGGATCACCTTCCATAGCAGAACTTCCTCGTCTAAATGGTGTTAATAAATAACATTCTTGCTGAGCATACTCAGCACGACTTACTATTATTGGCTGGTCTTCTGGTTCATCCACTATAATTATACATCCACACATCCACTCAAGGTTTTCTAATAATACAGGTGTAGAAACATTGGTTTTAACATTAATCTTACAATACCTTGTATCGTATGGTGAATTTGTGAAATTAATAACTATTGCTTTGTTACCTTCCATAATTATGCGTGAAAATCTTAGATTAATATTAGCTGTTGCATTTGATTCTTCTTTGAAAAGAACACTATCTCCCTTATTTTTTTGAATTATTGTACAATTATTAAAACGTATATCAAGATGGTATGTATTTCCATACATTTCAAAAGGTTTTAATGTAGAAGAAAGGATGAATGTTGCTTCACGTTCATCAGTATTTATAATAGTAATATTGTTTAAGGTAACATTATGTTTATATATAATTGTCGTGTTATATAATGTATATTTATGAAGATAATTATTAATTTCTATAAGATCATTACCAATAGTCATGTTTTTATTGTATAAATCAGAACCTAATGTAATTTTTTTTATTCCACTTTTTATTTCTCCGTTTGTGAAATATTGGTCATAATTTTCTTCTGTGAGAATTATATTTTCTTCTGCTTTTTTAATGCTTTTTATTTGTTGTTTATTTTTTAATGATTTTAGGTTTATGGTATTGGTATTGTCAGGTCCTGTATTATTTATTAAACTATTATTAAAACATCTTGTTTCTTGTATCGTTGCATCTCCATTTCCTTCACTACTTTTAAGTATGTTGTTTTGGATTATTGAATTATTTGTATTTGTTAATAATATTGTATGCTTTAGTGTTGTGGTTATTTTTAGTCCATTTATATTTATTTGTTGTGAGTTTGTTATTTGTATTGGTGTTTTTGGCGTGTTTATTGTTGCATTTTCTGTGTAGTTTCCTTTAACTAATATTCCTATGTATACATCAGTTGAGTTTGTTATTTGTGTGTATGTTCCGGTATTGTATTTTATTCCATTTGTTTGTTGTGTGTAGTTTATTCCATTTATTGCTACGTTGGATGAGTTTATTACATTGAATGCTGTTGATGTACCATTTTGATATGGTGTGAGGAAGCTTATATCAGTGTAGTTTGCTTTGTACATATTAACCATTATTGAATTTCCATATAGGTAATATGGACTTGTTGAGTCATTTGATGTGATTATTGTATTATTGGTATTGTATAAATCTACTCCATATACATTGTTTGCTGTTAAATTCATATTTACTGTTA is a window encoding:
- a CDS encoding beta strand repeat-containing protein, producing MFKKYSKEVFLLILVSLLLISISAISAGDVSNTTTTSPTVTVEKQVSMSNVIKEDTTDNKVLSKNSENIQTKEKTDNKKTIKKETSNVDYYVCDNSGSDSNTGSQDSPFKTIGYAVGKVNSNDNYNIHIKNGTYKGTGNTNLTIDGNKYINFIGDGINQTIIDGESEYTIQGGTVWGDDPYFNTYNITKGNWAMNITSGNGKITIKNLNFQHMVSKGGNNINAYPTATIDNYANLEVDNVYFYENLAGVGAGIRSNDGSTLVVNNSIFESNRKSSSTGNFGAGIYNNGTATIHNSQFIDNAARWGTVTNDKVLTIVNSTFRNGHAYNLASTFKFGSGIAANTGSADFYNQHNGSVTLITNITKCTFENNEQTDIYQGKGNLYVNECVFKNSTGIYIANENTYNNSMKHVIENSNFTDMQPSTILLSFFDRTTPTFAIYNLGQYNTTIRNNQITTNIGSHALYLKGYNNITNNNIEGFIYIIGKNNTLTDNTLKYNKTYVVELTSSAYNNTITDNSITASIFTGDRAVKTANNENIIENNTINTGSDYIITEANYNDFFDTNGDIKNVPTGSKLILQTLNNKQLNIKNVNVYITNDNTSILNNCSIYVDNTAKVTIYGLNIQNTNNKDYVIKVNSKDNTIEANNITVNTNTPIHTITITDDRNTIYNNTIITTGPSNNITYTDNYGIADTIGLLIQSSNNIVELNKITTINTTTQPYGTINGISIQNKTNRHTNNLIRNNTITTQTNDYAYSINLQNTDENIIIGNNITTTSNNYANGIQLIDSNKNYINAKINITATNNAYGVVISGINTIPADNNITVNMNLTANNVYGVDLYNTNNTIITSNDSTSPYYLYGNSIMVNMYKANYTDISFLTPYQNGTSTAFNVINSSNVAINGINYTQQTNGIKYNTGTYTQITNSTDVYIGILVKGNYTENATINTPKTPIQITNSQQININGLKITTTLKHTILLTNTNNSIIQNNILKSSEGNGDATIQETRCFNNSLINNTGPDNTNTINLKSLKNKQQIKSIKKAEENIILTEENYDQYFTNGEIKSGIKKITLGSDLYNKNMTIGNDLIEINNYLHKYTLYNTTIIYKHNVTLNNITIINTDEREATFILSSTLKPFEMYGNTYHLDIRFNNCTIIQKNKGDSVLFKEESNATANINLRFSRIIMEGNKAIVINFTNSPYDTRYCKINVKTNVSTPVLLENLEWMCGCIIIVDEPEDQPIIVSRAEYAQQECYLLTPFRRGSSAMEGDPWDNLPAAGNNTLPIYTTITNKELKVGKINDINIKVVDVWLKDVNEGNITVKINNDIIGTVPVTNGSATVQYSPQEEANYTIVLYYQTNTENYVQYDWIGDHSGGGMCRFKPCNDSFIIDAVIPITTIIIEPTVAQINDTISISASVTSDNTPITGGRVIFKVRDKILKDINGNVLFANVKDGKAVINNYTIPGDWIKPNTKMTAVYSGTSTIQSALSTIDLDISKIMPEIELEPQTVEVGKEVTLIAKVTSKQTTYSSDNNTLITSDTNKETITKPVNGGRVVFKINGRTLRDSNGNIIYGNVVDGIASITYTVPDSFTPKNYNITCVYGNKLYERNEGNTILTVKTNTKKIATKSLKTLTDTRIELSGETQVTIGGDTVITAKLVDATGNAINGVKISGYLGDTFISEESPTENGEVEFWIQNSVLSEARDYTFTAKSEETTEYAASTNSTIISVNKVETELTINEPLDIVVDVNTPVTINGTLTNATGGAIANAIINLNITDVGSVTNTTGSDGKYSYTWIPSKKGTFYVNATYDGNDKYGDAFASTYGDVDPLTTTITLNIKDGDEFLVNTPITISGTILDNNNNPPEHVLLTIRFNKRNIIISAENGSYSHTTSYDQTPKYPRLYELSVEYAGNDTYNGDKITVTINVTSKMKTMMSVDEGPIDVVVTDNVTINGTLTDEEGMPIEGAEIEVSTGDLITTNSTGGYSYTYKADTVGENIPITFKYYGNKTYESTSAETSINVLKLNTTLRLTGTTQYTYGMPVIIKVNLTDAKGNPISDASIDGTISNMEGITTIITGNDGTAEFYITDLPVSEYTLTATYAGTDTKYNGNTTDIIFEINKLGTILSINPELENIDVNTQKTINGTLTDVNGNVLNGVNITMSITGMEEFNLTTDNNGKYSYTWTPTTVGTYTVKVIYDGSKIYEDAYNDTFFDVEPLSSTITVNVKNSDELRVDSPLNINGTLMDNNNNPIADATLTIIFNGVSTNVNTDKDGLYKFDTTTPPYAGLYDLTVEYAGNDTYNGDEKTVKLDVKKISTDITVNKQETVLVPLDNIVINGTLTDEYNMPMKDAEITIAITGENNITVKTNDEGKYTYTYKTTKEGIYNVVVLYEGNDKYYESSANTSFNVTKIDSSITIDTIGSVDANSNVNVTGILVDSAQNAISNQEVTITVNNKKYTTTTNGDGKYVVTIMTPVVTGHYDVSASYAGSDVYTMASAQTSMFVKEETGITAEGPISATVNSTITINGTLMDASDNGIANATITVVFEGKDYTTTTNNDGKFTCDIMTTTVGDNIPVTVRYDGNDTYMASSEIISVDVEKLGSELTLNPVNNTDINSTVDVSGVLSEEYTQKAIANSTVTIIVDGISYNTVTDDNGNFKVTIKAAATTGTYTIKASYDGSDLYTPSSDETTFDVEKISSSITIDAIGNVDANSNVNVTGILVDSAQNAIINQEVTITVNNKKYTTTTDNEGKYVVTIMTSLVSGNYDVSASYAGSDVYTMASAQTSMFVKEETSIIAEGPISATVNSTITINGTLIDTKNNGIANATITVTFEGKDYTTTTNGDGKFTCDIMTTTVGDNIPVTVRYDGNDTYMASSEIISVDVEKLGSELTLNPVNNTSINSTVDVSGLLSEEYTQKAITNSTVTIIVDGISYNTVTDNNGNFKVTIKAAATTGTYTIKASYDGSDLYTPSSDETTFDVEKISTKTTVDAVNGVIYEKVNLTAHITDVNGNNVTGGKVVFSINGVEVTDNNGNVIYANVTGGVATITKEAPRVWHKENTTIVATYLGNDAYDDSVSEKADVIITLRTANIDVLTNGTKVKVGDTTSIIAHVYYNNTLVNEGKVIFKLNGKTLKDDDGNIIFVKVENGIAKLDYTITSIYSAKEYTLTAVFSGKDYNRVATESHLTVLRTNTHIQAEMLNITSNNATVSLKIFDEKNNLINRDTKVTVKVNGKTVYNQIIVSNGVANLNLNLPVSSKPYNITIISGENSVYATSTTSFMFKNTVKIPTKVTATAKLVNNKTATVSVKINDNNNKPVTGNTKVVVKLNGKTQANAIAVNGVADIDMIPPTIKGTYTLVVMTGETSIYEKATTTTTLKV